TAGGGTTGATGTGAGAATTACATAAGCTAATCTATATTATGTACCTCCTATACGGTGAGCTTTAGACACGTGTTAGCTGTGATCTTAAGGCAGCTGGGGGAAAGCGGAAGCTTAGGACCATAATGTCCTCCTCAGCACCATCTCCCCCAGTCCTCCCCATCCCAGGCTTGGTGGTGGAGCTGGGAATCcggtgggagaagggagagacgCCAGCTTAGAAGGGGGTTGATTGTGGGTTCCTAGAAGGTGAGGACTCCTTCCGTGGCGCCCTGCATACCCAGTGACAATGAACCTGGCCGTGGCACCCGAGGAACAGCGCTAGCTTCCCTTCGGCACCTCACcggcacccctccccccaacctgcCCCGGAGGGTGGGACTGCAGAGGCTTCCGTCAAAGAAGGAAGTGGTCCAGGCAGTGTAGAGAAAGCAAGCCGGGAAGCGGAATCCGTGCAGTGGCCTGGAGACTGACCCCTCTCCCGGCCCCCAACCCCAGGGCACAGTGGGGCTCACGCGGGAGGCTGGAGATTGAACTGACCAACACGAGCTGAGTCACGGggcttggggggtggggcggtGTGGGGAGCCGCGCGGCCTTGGGGCCCTGGCCGGCGGGTCATGAGGCCCCCTCTCTCAGGCACAGCGGCACCTCAGCCCCGCTGGTGCCCATCGAGGAAGTGGAGAACCCCGAGTTCATGGGCAGAGGCGGATTTGGCGCTGTCTTCCGGGCACAGCACAGGACTTGGGGGTTTGGAAGTGGCGGTGAAGATCGTGAACTCGTGAGTGCCCCGAGCCGCTTGGGCGCGGGTGTCTGGTCTGGGAAGCTGGGCGGAGGAGGAGGGGCCTCTGCGTGGCAGGGCCTGAGTGCGGAAGGGAAGGATCTTCCCAGGAGGGAGCTCGGCTCCAACCCGCGCCAGAGTGCCGGCCTGCGATATCCCGGGAGGTGAAGGCCATGGCAAGCCTGTGTAACAATCATGTGCTGCCCCTGCTGGGGGTCACAAAGAAACTGGAGTGGGAGGACGTGTCTGGGCCGGCTCTGGTGACTCAATTCATGGAGAACGTTCCCTGGCGGTGCTGCAGCCCCCCTGCCCGAGGCCAGGGCCGCTCCTCTGCCGCCTGCTGCAGGACCTGGTGCTCGGGATGTGCTACCTGCACAGCCAGAACCCCATGCTTCTACACCGGGATCTCAAGCCCCCCAACGTCCTATTGGACTCAGAGCTGCATGCCAAGGTCAGCACATCCATTACGCAGCCCAACCCCTGGACGAGGTCCTGCCCCAGAGCTGCTCCAACCCCACCCACTGGACAGAGGACCTGCTGCAACCCTGTCTTCTGACTACCCTCAGCATCTCCCTCTGGACACAGTGCTGCCCAAGTGTCAAGGCTCATCCAGGAGCTTTAGCCCCTGCCATACCAGGCGATAGAAGCCTTGGCCAACATGGTCAGTTCCATGGGTCCACCCCACGGGGTCCTCCAAAGACCCGCGGCTGACCTAGTCCAGGAGACTCAGACCTTGACCCAGCCCCATGGAGCGGGGACCCAGACCTCCAACCAGGAGCCTCACTGGTCCTACCATTCCGCTAACCCCCCACACCCCCTTTACAAGGCTGGGACCATAATATCTGCGCAGCCACAGAAGGGCCTGCGCCTTCtgtgggggagaggaaaggatTCTGCAGGCTGCTAGGCCCTGTCCATCTTCTATCTCCTCCTTCTTATCTCCTTTTGCAGCTGGAAGATTTGGCCTGTCCACGTTTCTGGGAGTCTCACAGACAGGGGCAGGATCTGGGGAGTCAGGGAGCACCCCAGCTTACTTGGCCCCAGAACTGTTGGCTGATATAAACTGGAAGGCCTCCATGGCCAGTGATGTCTACAGGTAAGGTACTCCAAACACACATCCCCAAGTTCTACACCTCTCTGGGTCCTTCTAAGGGATGGTATATGGAAAGGAGTCTTGTCAGCAGTTGGGTCAGGCCTCAGCTTTATGTCTCCTGCAGCTTCGGGATCCTAATGTGGGCAGTGCTAGCCAGAAGAGAAGCTGAGAGTAAAACTCTAGGCAGACTCTGGGATCCTTCACCTCaggtgccccctcccccaaacccccaatCCCCAAGCCCTCCTCTTCCTGTTTACCTGCTCAGACGGCCCTACTCCCTCCTTACATCTCCTACACTCCCTGCCCCTTTCCGTGATGGCTCAGGTGGCCTTCATACTCTGGATGTCTTCTCCTCACACCCACACCCCAGTAGTGGACCGTAAATCACTGCAGCGGGAAGCAGTGTGTGAGAGGCAGATCCGGCCTGCATTGACTGAGCTGCCCCAGTCTGGCCCTGAGATCCTGGCTTGGAAGTACTGAAGGATTTAATGCAGCACTGCTGGAGCCATAAGCCCCAGAAGAGACCCTCCTTCTAAGGTGCGCTGACCACTTAGCTGGCAGTTGAGGTAGGCCTGGATCTGTCAGCAGGGGCTTTTCACTGGAAAAGAAGTTTTGCTCACCTGCCACCCACTCTGCCTTCTCTCCAGAATGCCGACCAAACACCCAGAAAGTCCTCGATCTGGTAAAGAAAGGAGATGTCTGGTAAAAAGATGAATGCTGCAGTCTCCCCAGTGAGTGCCCAATGCCCTCACCCCACCTAGGAGCTGGGCAGGATGGCACAACGTGGCTCCCTTGACCACCCAATGACTCCCCACTGACCACTGTTTTCTAGGCCTTGACTGTTGTCCCCAGTGTCCCCGCCCCATCCTTGAGTTCCCAGACAACAGATATGAAGCAAGAGACTCCTCCCTTGGGTTTGctctggctctcccacctccatgCCCAGCCAGCTCCCCATCCTTGCAGGTAAAGGAGTTCCTGTCTGAGCACAGGGGCAGCAGCAGGTTGTTGTCTGTCCTCAAGCCAGGCCCGGAAAGTACAGAAATGGATGGCCCTGGGGGAACCACAGGAAGCCATGATTCCATGGTCTCTGAAATGATGAACCTGAATCTGGAGGGGTACCCCAGGTCTGTTCCTGAAAAATGTACAAACCTTCCCGAGAGCATcagggcccagagagggcaggttCAGCCTGCCCTGGACAGCAGAGACCTCTTCAGATTCAAAAGCCCAACCTCCTCAAAATCCAGAGACCTTACCTGTCAGAAACCAGAAGCCCAGCCCCACCTCGGCTTGGACCCCAGGTCCTGGACCCCAAGGGTATCAGGTGAGACATTGGTAGGACTAGGGGATGCACTAGGACTCCTGTGAATCCTGTCCCCTTGCTAGGGGAGACTTGGGGCTGAGGGGGTCTGCAGTAGGGGAACAAGGCCCAGGACAGGGGGCCTGAGAGCCCTGTGTTGTTTGCAGGGGGCTGAGAGACGTGACACCAACTGGCCTCCCAGGGCGCCAGGGCCAAATCCAGTACCAGGTACCCACTCCgcactccttcctccttccttccccctgctCAATTCTTCCACAAGTTTCTTCCTCAAGACCAAATATAGATCCAGGGTACTTGGGGAGGGGAATGAGAAAGGGCTAGAGGCCACCTAACCcaactttctcattttataaacgAAGAAACTGACATCcactgaggtcacacagcaaagccTGGATTTGCCCCTGAGCCTTCTGACTTTCCCCAACACCAGCTCTGTGAACCCCTGAATTCCATTCCATTGTTGCCATGTATGCCCAGAGGGTTTCCTATCAGAAAAGACCCAAACATCAGAGTCTCAGATGTTAGTTGCCACTCCTCTTGAGCTTCTGCAAACCCAATTCTGAAGGTGCAGCCTGAAGACACACCTTGACCCAGTCACTGGCAGGCCCGGAGACCCCACACTTGCATTTCCCCAGGGTGAACACGAGGTGCCACTGCCTCTCCACCCTGCCGCTCCTCCTCACTTTGAGTCTCAAGAGCGCTTAACCCTCCCACCGTCATCACTTTTTCTCTTAAAGGGCCACGGTTTCCTACCGTACTTCATAGCCAAGGGGTACAGATTGGAAACAACAACCATATGATTATACAAGGAAGAACTGCCTCATCCCTGCAGGGCCTGGCACCTCGGGGCATGGATAGGGGCCCCCAGCACACCCCCCAAGGAACAGGTTCGAAAGAAGGACAGCAAGAACCCGAAGCTGGAGTGGGCCACAGGGCTGGTATCATAATAGCAGGAACCGAAGCAGCTTCTAAACTGCCTCCTGGACTTGAGGCAGCTAGCCTAGACTTTCTCTGAGGGCCGTCAGGCCTGCACCCGAACTGTCTTTGTGGCCCCAGGAGTCAATAAATGTGGTGGAATTTTGACCAAAGCACCACGACGAGGCTAAAGCTTCAGCCAGGGGCGGGAAGGGACGTGGATGAGAGGCGGGGGAGCTGACATCGAGGGAGGAGAAGGCACTTCCGTGTCTGGCTAGGGCGGGAAGGGGGATGCTGAGGGCTGTAGGTGGGcagagttgtggcacacaagGTCAGGGCCCAGCTGGCGGCGGCAGGAAGGAATCCTGGAGGTCTGGCTCCTGGGCAGCTCTAATCTCAGGGCAGAGCACTTCCTGTAGAGCAGGCCCAGTCCCCACCCTAAACCAAACCCTGAGGACAGAGGCTGTGGTCCTGCCACCACCTTTTCCCTGGGCTGTGGAGACTTGGCAGTGGagtcctggggagggggctcGCCATGGGAATTTGCAGACCCCAGCACATCTCCCTGCATGATGCCCCTAGTCTCTCGTACGTCAGCCCCCATACTACCACCTCCTTCCGCCGCGTGCACACATTGCTTGCGTGGAGGCACTGGAACCCTTTGATTCTCAGCTGCTGTCTGGGAGTGGACAGCGACGGCTCCACAAAGCTACACGCAGATGTGCCCCTCCCCTGGAGCTGGACACCACTGGAGTATGGACCACTCAGATACGGCCACAGCGCTGCCGTCTAGGCTGGAGGAGCAGGGAATGACCGCCTCCCATCCTAACCTAGAACCTAGCCCCCGCGTGGCACCCTGTTCTTCTTCCCCGCATCCTTGCCAGCCTTCGCTCCAGCCCACCCTCAGTCTCCCCACATCCAAGGTTCTGAACCCATTTTGACATTTGACGCTTGGctcagcccaccccaccccttgcgTCTCCCCCCGCGGTCCGCATTCCTCTTCCTTGAGGGGGCAGATGTGGGGAGGCTGTGGAGTTAGGAGAGACAATCAGAGTGGGGGAGGAGGCCTGCGGAGTCCGGCTAGGGCACAGGAAGGGCCGGGCTGTCCCACCGGGGAAGTGGGAGGGCGCCGAGGCGCCGGGAGGGAAGTGCCTGTTGCCCGGGGCTCAGAGCTAATAGCCTAGCAGCCAGTGTGACTCCGAAACCTGCCCTGGGGTTAGCCCGTTCAGCTGCGGCAGTGAGTTGGGGGAAAGGAGGTAGCCGGGGCTCCTTTGCTTCAACCCTGAATCCTGTGCCCCTGGCTTTTGCTAGAGCACCTCTGCAGTCTGGGTTTGAGGAAGGAGAAGCAAAGCATTGAGCAGTCCCTTCACTGCCAACTGGGAGAAGGCAAGGAGGTCACACGGAGTGCCTGGGGGAGGTGGGATAGCGAGGTTGGGAGGTCCGGGCGCAAGTGGCTTGGACCTGGTGAGAACGGCACAGCTGGGGCTAGCTGGGGCCTCAGACAGTAACCCACCCTGGCCCTCCTCAGCCCCAGGGGTCACCCCAAGGCGGTATAGCTCTGGGCAGGGGAGACCATGGCCCGCCTCTTCAGTCCCCGGCCGCCTCCCAGCGAAGACCTCTTCTACGAGACCTACTACAGCCTGAGCCAGCAGtacccactgctgctgctgctgctggtgatcGTGCTCGTCGGGCTCCTGGCACTGCTCGCTGTTGCCTGGGCCAGCGGCAGGGTGAGTGGCGGGGGAGGTGCGGGGAGTGGGGCTCTGGTGCAGGGCGCCTCCTCGGGGACAGCGGGAGGGTCATTGCCTCAGGGGCATTTTCAGGGTTGGGACTTGTGGGTCTTCTTTCGTTTCGGCCACgccttgcagcttgtgggatcttagttcccaaccagggatcaaacccacggtccctgcactggaagcacggagtcttaaccactggacgccaccagggtagtcccacGTGGATCTTCTTTTCGATGTGCTTTCTTGGCTGGGACCCGGGAAACAAGTGCTAGCCCTTGAGGAACTGCAGTGACCCTGCACTAGTCACTCTGCCTCTCTGGGCCACAGTCTCCGGGTCTACACGAGGAGATAGCTGAGCCCTCGACGCTTCTAATTTCCCTGCAGGTACTGACAGACCTCAGACCTTACAAGCTTCTGTGATCTACTGGTCCTAGAATAAATCCAACACCGGAATTTCCAGTTTTCCGGCGGTGGGGGGGGATTACACTGGGCCCCGTGGGAATCTGCTTCctggttttctttcccttttagggGCCGTAGGGCAGTTGTACCCACAGAGTCCCAGAAGACACTTTACATCCCACTCTCATTTAGTTCCAAAATGAACCCGTTTCCAGTTTCTTTTGTGGGGGGAAAGGGGATcttcaattccacttctggaagtATCCTGCGTCaagttttcttttcacatttcggAGGCAAGGTGGGAAAACCACTGGATGTGACCAGTCGTTGGCCGTCCTcctccaagtccaggaagaggtGGGGACAAACGGTGGAGaccggggtgggagtggggggcttCTACGCCTTGAGGTGATGGTGAGATCCAGCTCCCAGGCAGGCGAGGGAGGTTCTGGGCGCCCCCCTGCCCAAGCTCTGCTtgagggcggggtggggtggggtgggctggggggtgggcggggcctgaAACTCTGAACCTTGGCCCCGGGCAGGGAATCTCCCCAGCAAATTGGCCAGATTTGGATACACTCATGCCTAAGTGCCTTCTGTGAGCTGGAATTTCTCACTTGCTTTGGGATcccaggtgggggtgggaggggtgcttTCGTTccgagaaaactgagtctcagaaagcTTCTGGATCCACAAATGGCCAATATGAGGTTGGAGCCAGGTCTTCTGGGTAGACGGCCCAAGGTTCAGTCCCCCTGCAGCATGCCAGTGAGATAGTAGGTTGAATCACAGGAGACTGCTGGctctcagagcacagggagagcaggtcggtgctttgtgaccacctagaagggtgggatagggaaggtgggagggagggagacacaagagggaggggatatggggatatacgtatgcatatagctgactcactttgttatacagcagaaactaacacaccattgtaaagcagttatactccaataaagatgttaaaaaagaaaagagagggagaaggcagcatcttaaactcaaaaaaaaaaaacagattatcagcaatttcatgtggttcaacctAATATGAATGGCAAGTGAAGGTGCCCTACCTGCTTTTCTTACTTGGGTTTG
Above is a genomic segment from Tursiops truncatus isolate mTurTru1 chromosome 2, mTurTru1.mat.Y, whole genome shotgun sequence containing:
- the RIPK3 gene encoding LOW QUALITY PROTEIN: receptor-interacting serine/threonine-protein kinase 3 (The sequence of the model RefSeq protein was modified relative to this genomic sequence to represent the inferred CDS: inserted 3 bases in 2 codons; deleted 1 base in 1 codon; substituted 1 base at 1 genomic stop codon), which gives rise to MASDVYSFGILMWAVLARREAESKTLGRLWDPSPQVAFILWMSSPHTHTPVVDRKSLQREAVCERQIRPALTELPQSGPEXPGLEVLKDLMQHCWSHKPQKRPSFXECRPNTQKVLDLVKKGDXSGKKMNAAVSPVKEFLSEHRGSSRLLSVLKPGPESTEMDGPGGTTGSHDSMVSEMMNLNLEGYPRSVPEKCTNLPESIRAQRGQVQPAWTAETSSDSKAQPPQNPETLPVRNQKPSPTSAWTPGPGPQGYQGAERRDTNWPPRAPGPNPVPGPRFPTVLHSQGVQIGNNNHMIIQGRTASSLQGLAPRGMDRGPQHTPQGTGSKEGQQEPEAGVGHRAGIIIAGTEAASKLPPGLEAASLDFL